The proteins below come from a single Prosthecobacter sp. SYSU 5D2 genomic window:
- a CDS encoding substrate-binding domain-containing protein, whose protein sequence is MNVRIALVLLSCLLSIATGLVISRGGVDVSKGTTGGSDGPVIGLSMDTLKEERWIGDRDLFVAQAKKLGATVLVESANSDDTRQLRDVESLITRGVDALVIIPHNGAAMARAVEMAHAEGIPVLSYDRLITGADTDLYITFDNIKVGELQAQFIADRLPAQGPLRLIRIYGAKTDNNAVLFKQGQDNILNPLIASGRIEVVFEDWAEDWKPENAKKITNAAITKAGQGIDAILASNDGTAGGAIQALIEEGLVGKVIVTGQDADLAACQRIVTGSQTMTVYKPLTVLANQAADLAVRLATRRPIIAKNETDNGKTSVPSIFLPIIAVTQENLKETVIKDGFRSEKDVYGK, encoded by the coding sequence ATGAATGTCCGTATCGCCCTGGTCCTTCTATCTTGCCTTCTCAGTATCGCCACAGGCCTCGTCATCTCGCGGGGCGGCGTGGATGTCAGCAAAGGAACTACAGGCGGCAGCGACGGCCCCGTGATTGGACTCAGCATGGACACGCTCAAAGAAGAACGCTGGATCGGCGACCGCGACCTCTTTGTCGCCCAGGCCAAAAAACTCGGGGCCACCGTCCTGGTGGAATCAGCCAACAGCGACGACACCCGCCAGCTTCGGGATGTGGAAAGTCTCATCACCCGTGGCGTGGACGCCCTCGTCATCATTCCTCATAACGGGGCGGCCATGGCCCGCGCGGTGGAGATGGCTCATGCCGAAGGCATCCCCGTCCTATCCTATGACCGCCTCATCACCGGTGCCGATACCGACCTTTACATTACTTTTGACAACATCAAAGTGGGCGAGCTTCAGGCCCAGTTCATCGCCGACCGCCTGCCTGCCCAGGGTCCCCTTCGCCTCATCCGCATCTACGGTGCCAAGACTGATAACAACGCCGTCCTCTTCAAGCAGGGCCAGGACAACATCCTCAATCCCCTCATCGCCTCAGGCCGCATCGAAGTCGTCTTCGAAGACTGGGCCGAGGACTGGAAGCCTGAGAATGCCAAGAAGATTACCAACGCTGCCATCACTAAGGCAGGGCAGGGAATAGATGCCATCCTCGCCAGCAACGACGGCACCGCAGGCGGAGCCATCCAGGCCCTCATTGAAGAAGGCCTTGTTGGCAAAGTCATCGTCACGGGTCAGGATGCGGACCTCGCCGCCTGCCAGCGCATCGTCACCGGCAGCCAAACCATGACCGTTTACAAACCCCTCACTGTTCTCGCCAACCAGGCCGCCGACCTCGCCGTCCGCCTCGCCACCCGCCGCCCCATCATCGCCAAAAACGAAACCGACAACGGCAAGACCTCCGTCCCCTCCATCTTCCTGCCCATCATCGCCGTCACCCAGGAAAACCTGAAAGAGACCGTCATCAAAGACGGCTTCCGTTCCGAAAAGGATGTCTATGGCAAATAG
- a CDS encoding VOC family protein encodes MLVERFKYTIWAADMERALKFYTDVFGGKLIKQNPHIGEVEICGSVLSIHGGGEGGKTWTGLTFQVPDVIAGAAEIVAAGGKLNRDPQPEDDEPPHLAMCSDTEGNEIMLTRKR; translated from the coding sequence ATGCTTGTAGAACGATTCAAATACACCATCTGGGCGGCGGACATGGAGCGCGCGCTGAAGTTCTATACCGACGTCTTCGGCGGCAAGCTCATCAAACAAAATCCGCATATCGGCGAGGTGGAAATCTGCGGCAGTGTCCTGTCCATCCATGGCGGTGGCGAAGGGGGGAAGACCTGGACCGGCCTGACCTTCCAGGTGCCGGATGTGATCGCAGGTGCAGCGGAGATTGTGGCCGCAGGTGGCAAGCTGAACCGCGATCCGCAGCCTGAGGATGACGAACCACCCCACTTGGCCATGTGTTCAGACACGGAAGGCAATGAGATCATGCTGACGAGGAAGCGGTAG
- the mpl gene encoding UDP-N-acetylmuramate:L-alanyl-gamma-D-glutamyl-meso-diaminopimelate ligase yields MSVSKHLHFIGICGTAMGSTAVALRSLGYTISGSDEKVYPPMSDVLRDAGITLTEGYTAENLPPSADLYVVGNAISRGNEELETLLERKLPYVSMAELLKTEVIQGKRSFVVSGTHGKTTTSTMLAWIFEHAGREPGFMIGGVPENFTSGARFNHSDLFVIEGDEYDTAYFDKRSKFLHYLPECVVVNNIEFDHADIFADLDAILLSFQRLLNSVPRNGLVLLNGDDKNCLSLKSYSPVKTVGLGETCSERILITRASPDGTAFEINGVPFSVPMIGEFNVRNAAMCICAARHAGLSDDEIRAALETFKGIRRRQQVRGVAGGITIMDDFGHHPTALRETLRGLRQKYPGQRLWAVFEPRSNTSRRNVLQNELIEALKEADGSVIASVANPEKVTAAERLDPEFVALSVSSAGRACFHEPDTNAIVARLKAETRPGDVIVIFSNGGFDGIHGKLLSALS; encoded by the coding sequence ATGTCTGTCTCCAAGCATCTTCATTTCATCGGCATCTGCGGCACCGCCATGGGCTCCACCGCCGTGGCCCTCCGCTCCCTGGGTTATACCATCTCCGGCTCCGATGAAAAAGTTTATCCCCCCATGTCCGATGTCCTCCGGGATGCCGGCATCACCTTGACGGAAGGTTACACCGCTGAAAACCTGCCTCCTTCCGCTGATCTTTACGTCGTCGGCAATGCCATCTCCAGGGGCAATGAGGAACTGGAAACCCTCCTGGAGCGCAAGCTCCCCTATGTCTCCATGGCTGAGCTGCTGAAAACTGAGGTCATCCAGGGCAAGCGCAGCTTCGTCGTCAGCGGTACCCATGGCAAGACCACCACCAGCACCATGCTCGCCTGGATCTTTGAGCATGCCGGCAGGGAGCCTGGATTCATGATCGGTGGTGTGCCGGAAAACTTCACCAGCGGTGCCCGCTTTAACCATAGCGATCTCTTTGTCATCGAAGGGGATGAATATGACACCGCCTACTTCGACAAACGCTCCAAGTTCCTCCACTACCTGCCGGAGTGCGTCGTCGTCAATAACATCGAGTTTGATCACGCGGACATTTTTGCCGATCTCGATGCCATCCTGCTCTCCTTCCAGCGCCTCCTCAACAGCGTACCCCGGAATGGCCTGGTGCTGCTCAATGGCGATGACAAAAACTGCCTCTCCCTCAAAAGTTACTCCCCGGTGAAAACCGTCGGTTTGGGGGAAACCTGCAGCGAGCGCATTCTCATTACCCGGGCCAGCCCGGACGGCACCGCCTTCGAGATCAATGGCGTGCCCTTTAGCGTCCCCATGATCGGCGAGTTTAACGTGCGCAATGCCGCCATGTGCATCTGCGCCGCCCGTCATGCCGGACTGTCGGATGATGAAATCCGTGCCGCCCTGGAGACCTTCAAAGGCATCCGCCGCCGCCAGCAGGTGCGCGGTGTTGCCGGGGGCATCACCATCATGGATGACTTCGGCCACCATCCAACGGCCTTGCGGGAAACTCTGCGCGGCCTCCGCCAGAAATATCCCGGCCAGCGCCTGTGGGCTGTCTTTGAACCGCGCTCCAACACAAGCCGCCGCAACGTCCTCCAGAACGAGCTTATCGAGGCCCTGAAGGAAGCCGATGGATCCGTCATCGCCTCCGTGGCCAATCCGGAAAAAGTTACCGCCGCTGAGCGACTGGATCCCGAGTTCGTCGCCCTCAGCGTCAGCTCCGCCGGCCGCGCCTGCTTTCACGAGCCGGATACCAACGCCATCGTCGCCCGGCTCAAGGCGGAAACCCGGCCAGGTGACGTGATTGTCATCTTTAGCAATGGCGGATTCGACGGCATCCATGGCAAACTGCTGTCCGCCCTTTCCTGA
- a CDS encoding PSD1 and planctomycete cytochrome C domain-containing protein has translation MVLLAALPAAASVDFARDIQPLFAEHCLECHGPDDAKGGLTLTSREDALKTLKSGAHGIIPGKPEASELITRVTSTDPDEQMPPPKHRAKKPITERETELLRQWIADGAKYELHWAYQPVDKPAVPKGKHPVDAFIHARLQAEGLTPSPEADRITLVRRVHYDLLGLPPSPELVDAFVADKSPRAYEVMLDQALASPHFGERWGRHWLDMARYADSDGYEKDRPRPDAWRYRDWVIRAINEDLPFDQFTIEQLAGDLLPSATPEQIVATAFNRQTLTNTEGGTDQEQFRVEACMDRTETVGAVWMGLTVGCARCHTHKYDQITHREYFQLYAYFNNGDEVVRQAPVSPEEWSRYEKANGASTRKLIPLQKTLDEAKANLPQALTKWEPGVQARLKKAREAKATAAFSPLKITKITSKAGSKFEHLPDDSVLASGKQGKTDRYTLEMKTGDAPVYAIQIEVLADDSLPGKGPGRSSRGNFVLNEVTLMVAGKSVGLHSPKATFEQSGFKAAGTVDGDLETGWAISGGTGKPHKLTLQLAEPASANQTLTLLLDQHYGKNEHSIGRFRVRASNVETEDSIAPSAVVRILDEEPRRRNPVVIQALYDWLEKTDPRVVAAAAALKAAQDKLPKPPLMDVRVLAQRRDARETHVLYRGDFLQPTDKVQPGTLDVLPKRKAESGTRLDLAQWLVSRENPLTSRVTVNHIWGKLFGEGLVKTSADFGVRGDRPTHPELLDWLAADFMDQGWSRKKLLKTIMMSSTYRQQSMDRAEASAKDPKNELLWKQNRLRVEAEIVRDLGLAASGLLAPKIGGPSVFPPMPADVAALSYANNFKWATSAGADRYRRGIYTFFKRTSPYPDLTTFDCPDSNVANVKRSISNTPLQALTTLNAEPYNETAQALAARILKEEYPTDTARITRAFRLCVSRMPELNELQALQKLLDDARYHYQAASEEAKTAVGAYTVTNTPDHETAAWVATTRILLNMDEFITRE, from the coding sequence TTGGTCCTCCTGGCAGCCCTGCCTGCAGCCGCATCGGTGGACTTTGCCCGCGACATTCAGCCGCTCTTTGCCGAGCACTGCCTGGAATGCCATGGGCCTGACGATGCCAAGGGCGGCCTGACCCTGACTTCGCGTGAGGATGCGCTGAAGACTCTGAAAAGCGGTGCCCACGGCATCATCCCCGGCAAACCTGAGGCTAGCGAACTCATCACCCGAGTCACCAGCACCGATCCCGATGAGCAGATGCCACCGCCCAAACACCGGGCCAAGAAACCCATCACCGAGCGGGAGACGGAACTGCTGAGGCAATGGATCGCCGATGGCGCGAAGTATGAGTTGCACTGGGCCTATCAGCCGGTGGACAAGCCTGCGGTGCCAAAGGGAAAGCACCCGGTGGATGCCTTTATCCATGCTCGCCTCCAGGCTGAAGGTCTGACGCCATCGCCTGAGGCGGACCGCATCACCTTAGTCCGACGTGTTCACTACGATTTGTTAGGCCTACCGCCTTCTCCTGAGCTGGTGGATGCTTTTGTGGCGGACAAGTCTCCCCGCGCTTATGAGGTCATGCTGGACCAGGCGCTGGCCAGCCCGCATTTCGGCGAGCGCTGGGGCCGTCACTGGCTGGACATGGCACGATATGCGGACAGCGACGGTTATGAAAAAGACCGGCCCCGTCCGGATGCCTGGCGTTATCGCGACTGGGTCATCCGAGCCATCAATGAGGACCTGCCTTTTGACCAGTTCACCATCGAGCAGCTCGCTGGGGATCTTTTGCCATCCGCCACCCCTGAGCAGATCGTCGCCACGGCCTTCAACCGCCAGACCCTGACGAATACCGAAGGCGGCACGGACCAGGAGCAGTTCCGCGTTGAAGCCTGCATGGACCGCACGGAGACCGTGGGGGCTGTCTGGATGGGCCTCACGGTGGGCTGTGCGCGCTGCCATACCCACAAGTATGACCAGATCACCCATCGGGAATACTTTCAGCTTTATGCCTACTTTAACAATGGTGATGAAGTGGTCCGGCAGGCCCCGGTTTCCCCGGAGGAATGGAGCCGCTACGAGAAAGCCAACGGAGCCTCCACGCGCAAGCTCATTCCGCTGCAAAAGACCCTGGACGAAGCCAAAGCAAATCTGCCACAAGCTTTGACCAAGTGGGAGCCGGGTGTCCAGGCACGGCTGAAAAAGGCCCGTGAAGCCAAGGCGACGGCTGCGTTTTCACCTCTAAAAATCACCAAGATTACCAGCAAGGCGGGCAGCAAATTTGAGCATCTGCCAGATGACTCAGTGCTGGCATCAGGCAAGCAGGGCAAGACGGACCGTTATACCCTGGAAATGAAAACGGGAGATGCCCCGGTCTATGCGATTCAGATCGAGGTCCTAGCCGATGATTCCTTGCCGGGCAAAGGCCCTGGACGCAGTTCGAGAGGCAACTTTGTGCTCAATGAGGTGACGCTGATGGTTGCGGGCAAAAGCGTGGGATTGCATTCTCCCAAAGCGACCTTTGAGCAGTCAGGCTTCAAGGCGGCAGGTACAGTGGACGGGGATCTGGAGACAGGCTGGGCCATCAGCGGCGGTACTGGCAAGCCGCACAAGCTTACCCTGCAACTGGCAGAGCCTGCGTCTGCGAACCAGACTCTAACCCTTTTGTTAGACCAGCATTACGGAAAAAATGAGCACAGCATTGGCCGCTTCCGTGTGCGGGCCTCGAATGTGGAGACAGAAGATTCCATTGCACCATCTGCTGTGGTGAGAATCCTGGATGAAGAACCCCGCCGCAGAAATCCGGTGGTGATCCAAGCGCTCTATGACTGGCTGGAGAAAACCGATCCAAGAGTGGTCGCCGCAGCGGCAGCGCTGAAGGCTGCCCAGGACAAGCTTCCTAAACCACCCCTCATGGACGTGCGGGTGCTGGCCCAGCGCCGGGACGCACGCGAAACGCATGTTCTATACCGGGGCGACTTCCTGCAACCGACGGACAAAGTGCAGCCGGGCACCCTGGATGTGCTTCCAAAAAGGAAAGCAGAAAGCGGCACCCGGCTGGACCTGGCGCAGTGGCTGGTCAGCCGGGAGAACCCGCTGACCTCACGCGTGACGGTGAACCACATCTGGGGCAAGCTTTTCGGCGAAGGTCTGGTGAAAACCTCGGCTGACTTCGGCGTGCGCGGCGACCGCCCCACGCATCCCGAATTGCTGGACTGGCTGGCAGCGGACTTCATGGACCAGGGCTGGAGCCGGAAGAAGCTGCTGAAGACCATCATGATGAGCAGCACCTACCGCCAGCAGTCCATGGACCGGGCGGAGGCCTCCGCCAAGGACCCGAAAAACGAGCTGCTGTGGAAGCAGAACCGCCTGCGGGTGGAGGCGGAGATTGTGCGTGACCTGGGCCTGGCGGCCAGCGGCCTCCTGGCACCCAAGATCGGCGGCCCGAGCGTGTTCCCACCCATGCCTGCGGATGTCGCCGCCCTGAGTTATGCCAACAACTTCAAGTGGGCCACCAGTGCTGGCGCAGACCGTTACCGGCGGGGCATTTATACTTTCTTCAAACGCACCTCCCCCTACCCCGACCTGACCACCTTCGACTGCCCGGACTCGAATGTGGCCAATGTGAAACGCTCCATATCGAATACCCCGCTTCAGGCCCTGACCACACTGAATGCCGAGCCATATAACGAGACCGCCCAGGCCCTGGCAGCCCGTATCCTCAAAGAAGAGTACCCCACCGATACCGCCCGCATCACCCGCGCCTTCCGGCTATGCGTGAGCCGTATGCCTGAACTTAACGAACTGCAGGCCCTTCAGAAACTGCTGGATGATGCAAGATACCATTATCAGGCAGCCAGTGAGGAAGCCAAAACGGCAGTGGGTGCCTATACGGTCACGAATACTCCGGACCATGAAACCGCAGCCTGGGTGGCCACCACCCGCATCCTGCTGAACATGGATGAATTCATCACCCGTGAATGA
- a CDS encoding low molecular weight protein-tyrosine-phosphatase yields MSPAPVFKLLFVCLGNICRSPAAEGVMRRVITEAGLAEQVFIDSAGTAGWHTGKRADQRMMNAATARGFELTSFARQVQDADLGEYDLILVMDRSNQQDLRAFDRESLHAAKVRLFCEFCSLHEESEVPDPYYGGPEGFDKVLDLLEDGCAGILKHIRQHLGIAA; encoded by the coding sequence ATGTCACCCGCGCCTGTCTTCAAGCTCCTCTTTGTTTGCCTCGGCAACATCTGCCGCTCACCGGCAGCGGAAGGGGTCATGCGCCGGGTCATTACAGAGGCAGGCCTCGCAGAACAGGTGTTCATAGACTCCGCAGGCACGGCTGGCTGGCACACTGGCAAGCGGGCGGACCAGCGCATGATGAACGCGGCCACCGCCCGTGGTTTTGAGCTGACCAGCTTCGCTCGGCAAGTACAGGACGCCGATCTAGGAGAATACGACCTCATCCTCGTCATGGACCGTAGCAATCAACAGGATCTCCGCGCCTTTGACCGGGAAAGCCTGCACGCGGCCAAAGTCCGCCTTTTTTGCGAGTTCTGCAGCCTTCATGAGGAAAGTGAAGTGCCGGACCCCTACTATGGCGGCCCGGAGGGATTCGACAAAGTGCTGGACCTTCTGGAAGACGGCTGCGCTGGGATCCTCAAACATATCCGCCAGCACCTCGGCATCGCTGCCTGA